The Diorhabda sublineata isolate icDioSubl1.1 chromosome 9, icDioSubl1.1, whole genome shotgun sequence nucleotide sequence CCTTAGACGGTGGACTGAAAGGAAGTTTGAAAATGTGAACTTCTACATTACCCAGCTTTCGACAGGACACGGCTATTTCCGAGGGTATAAACACCTGCGTGTCCGTATGGTAGAAACGACTCAGATGATTCTACGTGTGTAACCACTTGAGGATTTTGAAGGACACTGCTACTTCTGAAAGTATCTTCACAAAATGAGGAAAGTACAAACTCCTGAGTGTACGTATTGTGGAAACGACTTAGATGATGCCGAACGCACGTTCTACGTGTATAACCATTAGAGGAGTTCGAGGGACACTGCTACTTCTGAAAGTATCTTCAGAAAATGAAGAGAGTACAAACTCCTGAGTGTACGTATTGTGGAAACGACTCAGATGATGCCGAACGCACGTTCTTCGTGTGTAACCACTGGAGGAGTTCGAGTGATACTGTTACTTCTGAAAGTATCTTCACAAAATGAGGAAAGTACAAACTTCTGAGTGTCCGTATTGTGGAAGCGACTCAGATGATGCCGAACGCACGTTCTTCGTGTGTAACCACTTGAGGATTTTGAAGGACACTGCTACTTCCGAAGGTATCTTCACAAAATGAGGAAAGTACAAACACCTGCGTGTACGTATGGTAGAAACGACTCAAATCATGCCGAATACACGTTTTTCGTGTGTAACCACTGGAGGAGTTCGAGGGACACTGCTACTTCTGAAAATATCTTCAGAAAATGAAGAAAGTATAAACTCCCGAGTGTACGTATTATGGAAACGACTCAAATCATGTCGAACGCACGTTCTTCGTGTGTAACAACTGGAGGGGTTTGAGAAAGGAAGTAGAGGAAACTGTCGGCAGCATAAATCCTGGTGATGCTGCACAAGGTAGAATGTTGCCAACTGGTGGCTAACTACACAGAGAATATTCTTAGGCAAAAGAATGCAGACGGCTGCCTGGTATAACGATATCATAGAAAGTTAACAAATGGGACATCGTACACGGACAGACCTACCAACCAGGTGGCTCCCACATATCCATCAGCTGGTGGAATCCGTTACTTGGGTTCCGCATCTCCTTAAAAAAACAGAGCTTATAACAATATTAACTgttccaaataattatttaaaagcaGTTcacattataataatttcagatGTGCTTAAAGTTAATAAATTACAGTTTTCAATACTTTGCAGAgagtattaaataaaatgaacataAATGAAACATTATTCGGAAGCCTCTTGATGCAATTGCATCAATACGATTTATTTCCCTCTCTGCTAATAGAGAAACAAcagtgaattaaaaataaatctcaCTACTCACGTAAAGTGGAGTGGGAATCTAGTGGAGCAATTGAAGGGGTAAGAACCAAAAGTTACTTGATTATTGTAAAATCTGTGCAAACATTTCGTATAGTATTTGTATCTGACGGTACGTACAGTTTGCTTAAATTTTTAACACTTTTCGATACTCTCTGttaaattctgtattttttcaaaaaattgtcactTGGACCCTTTTGGTTCAAGATTTGTcttacaaaaatacaaattctaTCATCAAATTAACTTTATTTGAATAGACAACAAATTATACGGCATTCTTAATCCTCATAGTCGGAGTACAGTTCAAATTGTTCATCTTGAACATTTTCTTCCACCCGTATTTATatggtttatattttttgatggGCAAGGTTTTGATGAAAGGTGTGATGTATCGGTGAAATAAAAGGCAAGAGCTGAATAAGATTCTTCCACTTTGCGTACGCTATTTTCAAGGGGGCTGCATAAAGACGTTCGTTTAAATTATCCAGAGATTCATTTGGTCTACCTGCTTTAAGTGAAGAACGCGTCTCAGAAGTCAGAATATAAAGCAGGAAAATTTGGATTTCTCGTTATatggaaaatgaagaataaaaattcaCGTTTGTACTCAAACCACACAATGTCTCGCCATTTTAAACGTTGTTTTTCATTGTCTTTTTTGGATCACACATGACCTCATGAAGGTaatcaaaatcattttattcCATGTTATATACCTCAAAGTTTTTGGAACTTTTCTTTATCAAGTCCTTCCAACGTTCTGGAATGCTTAATGCCTGTTTTTTTAGCTTTGCTCTATTCGAGCAAAATAACGGTCGCATTCCATATAGGAATGTCCTGGCTCAAATAACTTGTGATTTGTGACTTAAAATAATAGATTCAACCAAAAACATTAACAATTtggcaatatttttatttttgttttgcctACCGCATTGGTCACTGTAACAAATTAGTTCTTCGACAGTTGGtaccaaattttttatgaactgaaacaaaaaaaaataaatttagatagtGGTATTAAGATAATAATAACAAGTTGTATCTCTACCTTAATGAGACACGAACCAATTTCCTGTGATCCTCGCTGACCTATGGTTTCATTCCATACATACACGAAAGATCTTCCACTGATGAGGTCATGTCCATAACTATCTTATACTTTATTTGTTGTAAGTAGAGGAGTTGGAAGCGTTTTTTTCCAAGTCAAAACATATACGAACTTTTTCGGGATTTTCTTTTCCATATTCTATGTCTAATTTCTCGACATTATGAAcattttcgtgttttctttgGTGGAGGTCTAATTCACTTTGgcttttagttttaattttcacatcagctaattttttattaaggtATTTAAATGGTCGCATTTATCAGAGTAGGGcttgagaaattttaaattaaactctGTACACTCTGCGGGCCTTATTGACACGGCCCAGGGGCCGAAtgcggcccgcgggccgtatctttgacatgactggCTTATTGTATCATTTCAGAAGTATGTGATCCTCGTTTTTCAGGCTCAGTAAAACCTTAATAAAGGTTTTTTCTGTCAAATAATTCGCAGCGTTCTATTGGTAAggttttaagaaaatattcctTACAGACTCTGGAATTCTTAAGACGTAATACTGTTGCAAAATGTTTCTGTGAAACTGCCTGCTTATTATCTCGCTTTACGAGATGGTTTGCAAATGGTacgtttttatttcataaaacttcgTAAATAGGGTCATTGTTTGTTCTTCAGATATTTTGTTACACTCATAACGGAAAtgccatattttttttgttataatatccAAATAATATACCACTAGCAGAAGGTACATCATCATTGTCGGATTTAACAGCATTAACAGGTACATCTGTAGACTTGAGAGTAgaagtatttaaaacatccgtagaggaatcgaataAAGTCTAAAAGTccaaaaaacatgattcttctttctgtgacaatgcgatcgcgggccttattgttacggcccgcgggccgtatctttgacatgactgaTCTAAGTGCTCTTGGATCGTTTTGTCATTAACTAAATGCGCGGATACCTATTTTTTCAGACTCCAAAAGATGGCGTTAAACGTTAGAAAATTACTTAGATCGTTTAActcgttttttattaaattgtcaCTAAGACTCTTTTGGTTCTCACcccttcaaatatattttatcaccACGTAAATTTACTCTGGTAGATTGTAAGTAAGTTTGTTTTTACATTAGCTATGTTTCACAAAATACAGAGGGAGTTTTATGTAAAAACTcttcaattatctcggaaacaactcgtacgatttttataaatttttgtgtacaagggtctggtgatacggccggtattatgatggtatctacattgttgtcagatatttcctttttcctgtaaaataatgaactttgttctTTCAAATGGATTACCCTCTATATtctgtgtttttagaaatctttAAGaattactgattatttttcatctaatgtttcCTATACATGAATGCCATAATCTCCACCAAggttacaataattattatacatttaaATGGCTAAAATATGTGCTAATaaaaatctcgtaacaaggtctattatcagtaagttagtagtttaacgaaactggtgcagtaaataaaatatttaaccaaATCATGGCGGAGAAAatctacaacaactgaagacaaatcttctACATTAAAGGCGATTAccgcagatgctcaaaatgtccatttcaatacaacaagccatgcggtttttaaaactttgcattacattttgcaacatcctcgactgctcaattcttcttatctctgtggtaatcctatcttttgattcctgaatattggcaggttttgttttataaacgatgttttttaagtgtAATCGCGGGgaccattcgataaaaccacgcctttCAATCCATATTCTGGGAAAcaaattatttaggtattgcctccatttttccatcattaggtctgcaaactcttcacgtctatcaaaatcgtcatctgagaACCCTTGAACTAACCTTACTTTGTATGggtggaatttattatcacgtaaaattttcattgtggATGTTTGTTtaaagttccctggatatttgtctagtactcaagtgtggaatGTGAAGGCTTTTACCggactcatttttatttaatttccggcctatatttaatgaaaaaaataataaaatagtctAAAACGTTTGATTTATTACGGTCGAAGTTTATGGTACAACAATGcccgttttaaaaaaatattgtatgtaatACGTCTCGAAAGTAATGTTTTACTGGACTCGCAGGCTTGCGGCTCTGCAATTTGCCCTCTCGTCCACTAAAAGACCACTTTCGGGACTTGTTACGTAAATAATATTAcgtgaaaaataatcagtattgcTTAAGGATTTCGaacatcaaaaaatatacagggtgatccatttgaaataacatagttcattatttttccggaaaaaagaaagatctgaTAACGATGTAGATATCACCATAATACCGGGCGTTTCACAAGAcccttgcgcacaaaaattcataaaaatcgtaCGGGCTGTTTCCGAAATAAtgactgaaccagtttcgttaaacatttccgagataattgaggcgttccatacataaaactcactctgtataaagAACATTTCTGTGTAAAATTCGTGGAGAGTGGAATGCCATAtggaataatataataaacaatatttggaGGGTTagtgacatttttgaaaaacggTTAAGTAAGTAAAGGCTAACATTTTGTTCAGTAGTCCTATAGTAACCAACAAGCATCTATATAATGGCAGATCGGTTGGACGGTTCTAAAGGGCTCACTCTGTATGTTCCCATACTGTATACTCCAATTCATTTTACAAATCGGCGAGTTTCGCTGATGTTCAgttgaaactaattttgatattttaatttcagtaaTCATGCCAGCTCAAATTGCCGAAGAAGAAATCTTTAAAACCGCGCCATTCGACCCTCGTTTTCCAAACACCAATCAAACTCGTTACTGTTACCAAAGTTATATTGATTATCACAGGTGTCAGAAAGTCCGCGGAGCCGACTATAAACCATGCgaatatttttccaaagttttccATTCTGTATGTCCTAACAGCTGGATAGAAAAATGGGATGACCAAAGGGAAGAGGGAACTTTCGCTGGAAATATTTAGATGATTCCTGTATTGAAGCATATAGTTACTAAATAGTTGTATTTATGAAGACATGATTGtgtcatatataaattttttttgttaatataaacaACGTCTTGATTTGTTCAAATTTCATGCTGTCAATACATTCAGACCTTTGTTAAATTATACACAAATAAAATTAGGTGTTAGTATATTCGAGGCGTCGAATTGCAAGACTCACTGTATCcatctttcgaaaatttttagaattcaGAAAAACTGTTAAACAGCAACAAATAAGCTTTTCCAAACTCATCCATCACatctaaatattgataaaagttttaCTGCATTATCCTCCACATTGATTAATAATCGTCGAATGTCATCGATCTTTGCTGGTTTCACGGGATTTCCTTGTGGAATTATTTCAGGTAGTTTAACTTTTGATAGGTTGATACCCTTCTTAGAAACAAACTTGAATTGGTCTACATCTGAGTTGAAGAAAGGCTCTCCATCACACCGATATATTAGTTCGAGAAGATTTCCTGAATAAAAAACGTTTTGCTTCGTTAAATTGGAAATACCAACTAGCAAGCCTGCATTGAAACTTCTCCAATCGTACACTTCAACTTCTTCCAGTCCTTTAATAGGAAACACCAGTCAATCGACTTGGTGTTTGGTGACGCATTgcaagaaaaatatgttaacaTAGCTGTCATTATCGAATTTCGATTCTGTCCTCCACATCAGCACAGTTCCACCATCATGGGGCCTTTAGAAGATCCCATCACAATGGTGATATTGTAAATATACAATTGTCTGCTGTACTATGCACTTTGGTATTGAATCTTTggtaaaaccaaatttttttgacaatcaaATGACACAATAAGTAGGTTGCTTGGTTCGTCTTTTAGCTTCTTATGAAAAGCTTTATACCTCGCTTTGTGATTAATCGATAATCAACTTATTTGTTTCTGATTCCCTCTTTATTTTCCCTTTCAGCTCGATGCATTTGAAACATGCATCAGTTATTGGTGAACTGAACCCTTTGTTGTGTCAAACCCtggtcaaaaatatttttgaaaaacgttcTCTTGGCTTTCAGTTTTAACAAGCTGCTCGTTATTGTACATACGCCAAAGCTTGAGCAGATTTAAGTCACCTGAGACGTAATGTCTTTGGATCGACTGATGctctttttattaaatagacCTCTTTTAATCTAGGTCCTCCTCTCCGCTCCACCTGTAAATTTCCAGAcagcaaaaatttttttgaaaagagtTTGACCTTGACAAACGTAGATTGACAAAAACGAATCGGGAATTTTTGAGTTCCAGCTTTTCTAACAAAGTATTGGGTACTCGCCGTTTTTGATGTAACGTTTTTCTTTACAGGGCGGGATTGTTTTATTggaaaagattaaataaaattatcctGATGGATTTTGTCCCTATGGGAGAAATTCTTTGATGTCGTTCATCGTCAAAGTCATACACGTAAATGTTGGCgtgtttttctttttggttaAACGATGATCACATGTAGGAAAATCAGGTATACTTTTTGGAGTATGcctaaaacaatgaaaataataaatcttgAGAATAACTGTGAAGAAATATCATCATTATATTATACACTGTGTTTTCCactgtcttcttcttcttctcatgccgTCTTTTCATTGAACGACCACGTCTTTAAATGCATCTCTGTCCATCGCgacatgaaacaattctccgacgctgagatttgtccattctctCATGTTACGGAGCCAGGATTTCTTTTTCCTGCCGATACCTTTCTTTCGCTCTACTCTGTCCTGCATTATGCTCTGTAGCAGTAGGTGTTTGTCGTTGcgtaagatgtttttcttaacttaataattgtcaactgCTTTCTTGCGTCTTAGTATCTCGTCGTtagtgattctgtcagtccaagGTATCTCCAGGATGCGTCtctagagccacatctcaaatgcttcaagttttttttatcatttgatcgttcaaggtccaagtttccactccgtacatcagtactgaccacacataacattccatgaatcctattctgacgtgaaGGTTTTGATTTCTGTTTGCAAACCTTGAGGAATACTTGACAAATGTCTGTCTTACCTTTCAGCTTTTTGAACAGATCGTTTCCATTTTGAAAGGTTTTTTTTGGTGCAGCATGGGTCAAACATATTTCCATGATTTAAGAATTAATAATATCCACGATTTAATTATGACAAtacatttaattaaaacaattgaCATTGCAAAATTATCATTATCCATAGCGGTAGAGAGGGCGCTACATACCATTATATGTCACGGGAATCTTTTTGCGCGATCTCGTTGGCTCAGTGGATATAGTTAGTACCAGCGTCGCTGCAGTAAAATATCATGAGTTTTGGAATGACACACGTGTGAATTTAATaggaataaaatcatttttgtaacGACAACACACTGCAGTTTTTGTGCAGAACTTGCATAGACTCAAAATCCACcttgatattggaaaaatatgaatataatgagTTTTGCAATGCCACTcctaatttgtttcttttttactcttcattttattattaaaaatggtaTAATACTTTCTATTTAGGTTTTTATGACTGAGGctaatttgatataattatgaacaaattttttggaaaactgaTGATGTTTCCTTTGAAACAAggaatttttttgagattaaactttgattttcgtttgaaaaacatatttctCATTGCGacagacaaataaaaatcaaaattaataaaacccgGCATTTACAGACTTTATTTGAGTAATAAGACCAAGACACTAAGTTTTTAAACTAAACAACTATCTGATTTATGAATCAGTTGATGTTTCTGATAAGGCACTTGAGTGTCAAAGGTCTGAATTATTGGGTGTTTTTGTTAAGTACCGTTAACAATAAGCACTCACTGcacatgtttaaaaaaaatcaatagaaacTGTACTGACCACATAATCTTGTGTCTCCTGttctttgttttgtttggaaAGTCAAAATACGAGagtcaacctccgatcgctccgtgcagacgctacgcgggtATGCGCTTTAGGTGActgcactacacactccgccaatGTTGatattcaggcgtcagtcggcgttgtgctacagccacgtaaacaagTCCGctattattgatgctcccgccaagtgtgtttcgttttctacaggctgaaggccattgtgctgcagaaatccatcggagaatgagtcgtgtgtatagggaaaacttcatgagtgatggtgttgtgcgtgaacgGTGCTGAAAGTTTGAAGATGGTCGTAAttatgtgcatgatgaagggaaACAAGGACGCAAATAGTTGAAGAAAACCACAGATttaccattactgctttgtctacggaatttccagaagttttgtactctacttgaattcattggcgGTAACTTTCTTTGAATAGGGTATCGAAAAGCTTGTTCATGGGTGTGACAAATGACGCAATCTCTTCgttgattatgtcgaaaagtaagtgtaccaatcttttggtaataaaattattgttttatatgtacttgtcttttatttatagcctatcggaggttaaAAAAAACTGCCCTCGCCTCGCcctttaatttgataaatattacaGTCAGTGGTGAACATTTACCAAATGTTCAGTCTagtatatttatcatttatcttcTATTTCAAAGCCTAAGTTCGTCACGAAGTAAGTATAAttactgtaatatttttttttgttaaatttttggtGTTTATGccagaaaaaaacaaaaaagaaatatcacAGATTTTGTGAAGAAAGTTTCTATTTGAGTcgatgttatgaaaaaaaaaagatacataaatgcatttctattggtcgAAGCTGTCGGAAGACGTATGTActaaatttctttgaaatattcctgctagacagtttgcgataagcagtggcgtggctaggtgagatttatttaattcttaaaataaatagaaatatggcgtccTTTACACCATGGGCGAataaagacaatgaaattgcacagggTAGttagaataaagacaggtatgaatttaataataaagatttagatatacaaacacagcaaatcattttaaatatattcgaatgtttaaaaaatgaaaatattcagtaatctgataatgcaatcataataagaattgctgaattaactagtagagtgaataaaaaataaattttacatttatcGAGTTGCTTTAGATCATTCACAAactaaaaacatgtaaagaaaaactgaaatcagttgacgaagttacttaaaattttatacgtagtacaattatttatagtttatataagaaCAGGGTTgtgacattagaagtaatactgGAAAAAGGAGCAGATTATCTAGAATATAATTATAcaagtttagaaacattgcgtcaagttttgtcagcatgtggttttaaacacaaaaaactgaataaatggatggcaataaccgaatcgttaAGGATAGTTCGATGTCAACAAGATTACTTGCGTCAGAGTACCTGGGCgcctggtaccctgtttaaaccaaactcctttacaggcaggtacattttactcgtcttttaacgttttataattttatattcagttGTGTCAAATTAACGAGGTAGATCTTCAGACTCATAGTCCAAGACATGTCTTATTGTAAAGGTTCCAAAGGTACCAACATTTAAAAACCTCTGATTCAAATGTTTCTTTAATAGTTAGAAAATCACTATTTTAGCTATTCCCTTAGAAGCCCTCCCATAGTCTACACACTTccgaaattaattttgttttccactTAAGGATGTCACAAGACTAGTATCACACCTGGCAGAACTAGGCTACAGGAAAGCGAAAACCTCTAAAAATTCCGTCATGGGAATGCTATTGCGAGATATGGTAAATgactaaaataattaaatttctcaagcgactcaaaaaaatatatgtgtgCTTACACATCACAATATAAAGAaggataaaaattaaaatataacaagGCAAGGCGTTTTCTCCTCTTCCCTCCAACAGGAAAGTTTAGTAAGAAAAGTCTGCCAAGACGGAACCAAGTGCTAACAATTAGCGATAACACACACAAGATAATTAGTTGCATTGCTTTAAACCACATAGAtaggatattttaaaaaactaatagttAGAAAATACACTATTTGAGCCTATTCACTGAGACGCTCTCCTATATTACTAGTAAGGCTTTCCCGGTGTGCTGCACCCCACTTTAGTATGGACGAATGGCACAGACCACCCCTaatgaacaatattttcaaaatttaactgcTGTAACTCACTAAAATATGCCCATAAATgcattataatagatttttttgggAGTCAACcctttaataattttagaaatccTCCCTAAAAGTCGCAAATCactttagttttaatatttttattgtctgATTTTGAACTtctatatttaattcaattcatatttaattgaatttatgctgaatataattattcataataaatgttaGTAGAAGCAGTAGTTGAATGAAAACCTAAACGTAACGACGAAATAGAGGCGTGTAGAAATAGCACAAAAGGTAAGTTTAGCTAGGAGAGGCAGGGCACAGTCAGCACCCCCACAAAACAGTGAAAGGGATAAATATTAAAAGCTTTATTTAATAATCTTCACTACACTGAAAATATGACTTAATTTACAAATACTCTCGGTCCATAGGAGTTTTCTTAGCTCGTTTATCTCTACTTCTAGGGAACCATCTATGCTTTgttgtaaaagttatattcATAAGTTCCTGTCTAGCTTGTTCTGGagtctttttattaaatatgctCAGTAATTCAGGAGTcagttttgttttcaatacGGTGGAAGTTTCGCAGGGTTTCTCTTCTGGCAACGGTCTTGTACATTCATAAGGAAAGTCTTCTTTGGGATGCCATGCTATTAAAGTACTGCCATTATCTGTagtcacaattttttgttgtgtaCTGACGGTTCTACTTATTACCAAACGAGTGCAACAAACTCTTATTGCTGtgttaaacattattttaatatgtGAATATACACATAACCTCAACTCTTCTTTTTAATTAAGTGAATCCTAAATTAGAATGCTTTTTTCAGTTCAAACAAtaatccaaaaatattattttgaagttaCTAAAAATAACGAgattaatatgaattatttgttcttacacagttttttttattgttttaataagaatttaaattttttctttgtttttagaaataacaATTCAACTAGTTGCTAGCTTCATTCCATTAATTTAAACTTAATAGATTGAAAAGTGAGGTTACGTAATAAAAGAACATTCTAACCTagcttattataaaattattatttactatcGTGTTTAGAAGTAATGATGAtggtttataatttaaattgtaaatCAAGCCTTTAGTGTACTATGAAtcttttatcaaatttagtAAGGAACTTAACTTGTAGAACTAACGCGTTatctaaaaatacaattaataataatttgatcaaaagaCTTTGTAGTAATCataataacaatgaaaatagaaaacgaagTATTCGGTCCACCTTGTATTACGTGACAGCAGCTGGTATTGTAACAGTGGGATTAAGCTATGCCGCTGTACCTTTATACAGATTGTTTTGTCAAGCCTACAGTTATGGAGGAACTGTAGCCTTAGGACATGATGCTAACAAAGTTGAAAATATGTCAGCAgtgaaaaacaaacttataaaaatcaaattcaatgCTGATACTGCTGCTAGTATGAGATGGAACTTCAAACCACAACAAACAGAAATCATGGTACAACCTTATAATACATACTCTTTgagttgaattttcaaaaatgcttTTAGGTATTTCCAGGGGAAACAGCTTTAGCCTTTTATACTGCAATGAATCCCACAGATAAGCCAGTTATAGGTATAAGTACATACAATGTCGTACCATTTGAAGCAGGACAGTATTTTAATAAGAtacaatgtttttgttttgaagaACAAATGCTTAACCCACATGAACAGGTacgtaattttatttgaaaagtccTGTAAGAAAATAGAATCTTTCGCAGGTGGATATGCCTGTATTCTTTTATATAGATCCAGAAATAACTGAAGATCCATATATGGAATTTGTTAATGAAATAACTCTTTCATACACTTTCTTTGAAGCTAAAGAAGGCCTACAACTACCACTTCCAACATTTGTTAAATAATGTtacattcaataaaaaaattgttgaattataacccatttttgattatttgaagtTTTGGAAATGTTTTCAAGGAAGGTTAATGGACAATAATAATCTTTAACTACAGtggaattataaatttttttattatgtaagtattatatttgaaatattgtcaGAGTACCATTG carries:
- the LOC130448941 gene encoding cytochrome c oxidase subunit 6B2-like codes for the protein MPAQIAEEEIFKTAPFDPRFPNTNQTRYCYQSYIDYHRCQKVRGADYKPCEYFSKVFHSVCPNSWIEKWDDQREEGTFAGNI
- the LOC130448947 gene encoding 39S ribosomal protein L42, mitochondrial; the encoded protein is MFNTAIRVCCTRLVISRTVSTQQKIVTTDNGSTLIAWHPKEDFPYECTRPLPEEKPCETSTVLKTKLTPELLSIFNKKTPEQARQELMNITFTTKHRWFPRSRDKRAKKTPMDREYL
- the LOC130448945 gene encoding cytochrome c oxidase assembly protein COX11, mitochondrial translates to MNLLSNLVRNLTCRTNALSKNTINNNLIKRLCSNHNNNENRKRSIRSTLYYVTAAGIVTVGLSYAAVPLYRLFCQAYSYGGTVALGHDANKVENMSAVKNKLIKIKFNADTAASMRWNFKPQQTEIMVFPGETALAFYTAMNPTDKPVIGISTYNVVPFEAGQYFNKIQCFCFEEQMLNPHEQVDMPVFFYIDPEITEDPYMEFVNEITLSYTFFEAKEGLQLPLPTFVK